The following is a genomic window from Micromonospora cathayae.
CACCGTGGCCGACCAGGCCCAGACCTACAACGGTTACTGCGTCAAGTGCAAGGAGAAGCGTGACTTCGAGGGCAAGGTCGAGGTCTCGAAGACCGGCATGAACATGGCCAAGGGCAAGTGCCCGGTGTGTGGCACAACAGTGAACCGGATTCTCGGCAAGGCGAAGGTCTGATCCGGACGCGGGCGGGTGGGGTGACCGAGCGTCACCCTGCCCGCCCGTGACCGTCCGGTGACGGAAA
Proteins encoded in this region:
- a CDS encoding DUF5679 domain-containing protein, whose amino-acid sequence is MADQAQTYNGYCVKCKEKRDFEGKVEVSKTGMNMAKGKCPVCGTTVNRILGKAKV